Proteins encoded in a region of the Phoenix dactylifera cultivar Barhee BC4 chromosome 3, palm_55x_up_171113_PBpolish2nd_filt_p, whole genome shotgun sequence genome:
- the LOC103711143 gene encoding zinc finger protein MAGPIE produces the protein MSAYALATPFSAQGLPGETSRDLTPQQQTARPKRKRNGPGQPDPRAEVISLSPEKLLATSTYVCEVCSRGFQRDQNLQLHRRAHNLEGNLKKSGSSTNGKRVYVCPEPSCVHHDPSRALGDITGIKKHYIRKHCERKWRCEKCSKMYATESDMKAHFSRCSSGKFRCEKCGQEFSRKRSLLAHQEGCNVAHREYNNLIPPFPAVPTMPNVGANDGSNAILPLPTPVPPHPLMAPPFANFAEGMGSVNGMHRGQPTDMQGVGGLPMRFGETGEQRNMQGLPAPPGLQAPPGPPVVNPWGDALGMGLPADFMLLGGNDSDLLPVDAWAFMGGRWF, from the exons ATGTCTGCGTACGCTCTTGCCACTCCATTCTCCGCCCAAGGTCTCCCTGGGGAAACAAGCCGCGACCTGACTCCCCAGCAGCAAACGGCCAGGCCTAAGAGAAAGAGAAATGGACCGGGCCAGCCAG ATCCGAGGGCAGAGGTTATATCCTTGTCTCCAGAGAAGCTACTAGCGACAAGCACTTATGTTTGTGAAGTGTGCAGCCGAGGGTTCCAAAGAGATCAGAACCTTCAGCTTCACCGGCGAGCGCACAACCTGGAGGGGAACCTTAAGAAGAGCGGCAGCTCCACGAATGGGAAGCGTGTCTACGTCTGCCCTGAGCCGAGCTGCGTACACCATGACCCAAGCCGTGCCCTCGGCGACATCACCGGCATCAAGAAACACTACATCCGCAAGCACTGCGAGAGGAAGTGGAGGTGTGAGAAATGCAGCAAGATGTACGCCACGGAGTCCGACATGAAGGCGCACTTCAGCAGATGCAGCTCCGGCAAGTTCAGGTGCGAGAAATGCGGCCAAGAATTCAGCCG GAAGCGCAGTCTTCTCGCTCACCAGGAAGGCTGCAACGTGGCTCACCGAGAGTACAATAATTTGATTCCACC TTTTCCTGCCGTGCCGACGATGCCGAATGTGGGAGCGAATGACGGTTCCAATGCAATTCTGCCACTCCCTACGCCGGTTCCACCGCATCCGCTGATGGCTCCACCGTTTGCCAACTTTGCTGAAGGAATGGGAAGCGTGAACGGGATGCATCGTGGGCAACCGACGGATATGCAGGGAGTTGGCGGCTTGCCGATGCGGTTCGGGGAGACTGGAGAGCAGAGAAACATGCAGGGGCTGCCGGCGCCGCCGGGGCTGCAGGCGCCGCCGGGGCCGCCGGTGGTGAATCCTTGGGGAGATGCGTTGGGAATGGGGCTGCCCGCGGACTTCATGCTGCTCGGTGGAAATGATTCCGACCTGCTGCCGGTGGATGCATGGG